CTTTTTATAAAAGATACTATCTTTTTCATCTACATACAAAAAGTAGTCAAAGCATCGAATAGCGCTTGAAGACTTATGTATACTATCAGGGAATCGTGAGTTTAAAATTAATTCCCAAGCAATACACACAGTGGGAATTTTCAGTTTATACCAAAACTCCCGTTTTTGTGAGGTATTGTGAAGATATATCATATGATGATCTGCACACATTAATATAATTAAATCAGACGTGCTGTTTTTTAGATAGTCAAAAAGTTGTTCATAGTTAAACTGGTTCAATTGAAAGCACTTATTTAATAAGCCCATTCTTTCCAATGTCAAGGCAAACCCTTTACCTCCTGTCCAATGAATATTATCTGGCCATACAAAATCTATTTTCATATCATTATTAGTTAATTGGTAATCCTACTATTTGCTTGATTCTAAACCAAGCCTGACGCATTTTCCAAAACTTACTACTTTCCATAGCAGCTATTCTTTGTTCAGTTTGCTGTAATTGGGATTGAGTTTGTTGTAATTGGGATTGAGTTTGCTGTAACTGGGATTGAGTTTGTTGTAATTGGGATTGAGTTTGCTGTAACTGGGATTGAGTTTGCTGTAACTGGGATTGAGTTTGTTGTAACTGGGATTGAGTTTGCTGTAATTGGGATTGAGTTTGTTGTAATTGGGATTGAGTTTGCTGTAATTGGGATTGAGTTTGCTGTAATAATTTTGGATTTTCCGATAGATAACCTAATCTAATCAATGCTGAACCATGAAATTTTATAAAAGAATTCATCTGTTCTGCGTTAAAGCAATCTTGACTTTCTCCAATCTGACCTTTTCTAACAAAATTCATGGAGGGATCAGAATTAATCAATTCAGGAACATCAGAATATTGTTTAAGTTCTAAATTTTGCATTTTTTCAAAGCTAGAAGCTAAAACTGCAGTTTTAACTGCCTCGTGATTAGGTTTAATTCCTGAAAAAATAAGCATTTTTTCTAATTGTTGAATAGGATTATTTTTCAAATCTTCATAACTTATGAGCAGAAAGTTTGATGAAGCGTTGTCTAACCATCCATGAACGTGATTACTCCAAGTTCCAATGGAAGCATTGAAATGATCGGTAAAACCATAGTTGAATAATAAAATAAAATCATGAAATTTAGTTTTTTGAGGAATTGTTCGGAATTTCAAGCAAAAGTAGTAATAAGAAACTGCCACATCCATTCCATGTCGAACAACATAAATCACCTTTTTATAAATAGGTGTATATGAAGCATGACTTGTAATATAAAGAGGTCTTGTTTTTGAATTTTCAATTAGGTCTCGACCGTCATAAATTGAAGGCAGAATTTGACGGTAATTAGTAAAATCACATTTATCTTCAGTTAGATAATTGCCAATCAAGAATCTCACCCAAGTGTTTCCAGACTTAGGATAGGAGACCAAAAATATCACATCATCAAGTGTAATTCCATTGGGTAATTTGCCATTCAAGGCTATTTGCTGTTCTTCTAATGTTAAACTACTCATAAATAGTTTTTGAGTTTATTTTTTGATCTGCTCGTAATTTAAAACATTACTACCTTGCGATTTTGGGATATTAACTTTATATTTTCTTAATTAGTTAATTCGTAATCCTATTCTTTGCTTGATTCTAAACCAAGCCTGACGTATTTTCCAAAATTTACTACTTTCTATAGCAGCGATTCTTTCTTCAGTCTGCTGTAATTGGGATTGAGTTTGCTGTAATTGGGATTGAGTTTGCTGTAATTGGGATTGAGTTTGCTGTAATTGGGATTGAGTTTGCTGTAATTGGGATTGAGTTTGCTGTAATTGGGATTGAGTTTGCTGTAATTGGGATTGAGTTTGCTGTAATTGGGATTGAGTCTCTACATTCCTTAATAAATTAATTTGCAAGTTATCATAGTTGGCTTTACATTCTTCAGATTTATCTATCAATGCTTGTATTAGTCTTCCTGATGGATGTGACAACAAATATTGACTAATTTTTTCAGCCGCATTTTTAACAATATTTTTTTTACTAGCTATAAGATACATATCATAAAAATAAAATATTGGCTCTTCAAATTCAATGACATTAAATCCGATACGATTTAATAATTCTTTAGCAGAATTTTTATTAAATAGATATAGATGTTCATCAGCTTTCATTTGCCCTAAAAAAATATCGTTATTATTAATCATATCTTCATAAGTTCTATTTTCTCCATAACAAGGCATTTGTATAATAAAAATAGCATCCTCTTTTAGAAGAGATGCACAATATTCCATTGTTACTAAAGGCTCTGGTAAATGTTCTAAAACATCGTTTAAAATAATTGCATCAAATTTCTCTTCTTTTTCAAACTGAAATTTTTGATCTCCAATTTTACCTAATAGCATAGGAATATCAAAAGCTTCACGCGCAAAAGATACAACCCAAGGACTCATTTCAGATCCTATTGCATTAAAAC
This Nostoc sp. KVJ3 DNA region includes the following protein-coding sequences:
- a CDS encoding sulfotransferase domain-containing protein → MSSLTLEEQQIALNGKLPNGITLDDVIFLVSYPKSGNTWVRFLIGNYLTEDKCDFTNYRQILPSIYDGRDLIENSKTRPLYITSHASYTPIYKKVIYVVRHGMDVAVSYYYFCLKFRTIPQKTKFHDFILLFNYGFTDHFNASIGTWSNHVHGWLDNASSNFLLISYEDLKNNPIQQLEKMLIFSGIKPNHEAVKTAVLASSFEKMQNLELKQYSDVPELINSDPSMNFVRKGQIGESQDCFNAEQMNSFIKFHGSALIRLGYLSENPKLLQQTQSQLQQTQSQLQQTQSQLQQTQSQLQQTQSQLQQTQSQLQQTQSQLQQTQSQLQQTQSQLQQTQSQLQQTEQRIAAMESSKFWKMRQAWFRIKQIVGLPIN
- a CDS encoding class I SAM-dependent methyltransferase, with the translated sequence MLKIQKCWCGSTHLNYFSPEYSICQECSTLVSQCGLSVEETVVENDQEDFYGKKYWFSHMDELGFPDIYQRSRQDLPERCLYWLCTLLKYKLPPARVIELGCAHGGLVGLMKWSGFNAIGSEMSPWVVSFAREAFDIPMLLGKIGDQKFQFEKEEKFDAIILNDVLEHLPEPLVTMEYCASLLKEDAIFIIQMPCYGENRTYEDMINNNDIFLGQMKADEHLYLFNKNSAKELLNRIGFNVIEFEEPIFYFYDMYLIASKKNIVKNAAEKISQYLLSHPSGRLIQALIDKSEECKANYDNLQINLLRNVETQSQLQQTQSQLQQTQSQLQQTQSQLQQTQSQLQQTQSQLQQTQSQLQQTQSQLQQTEERIAAIESSKFWKIRQAWFRIKQRIGLRIN